In Ferviditalea candida, the genomic window GATCCTATGCGGAATTAATTTGCAAAACAACGAAAAAAAGCTGCTTTTTATGCCGATTTAATTTGCAAAACCCCTGCCGGATTAATGTGCAAATTCACAAAAATGACAAGTCCCTCCACAAGGCACTGGAAGCACACAAACCAAAGCCTTAACCCATTTTCCTAAGGTTGAGGCTTTGGTTTGCCATTACCGGTTGAACCGTCACCCTTCGAGTTTCTTCGTCTTACTTATGATACGGTTCCCCCCGCAGAATCTTAAACGCCCGGTAAATCTGCTCCACGAGGATTAGGCGCATCAGCTGGTGCGGGAAGGTCATGCGGCCGAAGGACAGCGTGCGGTCGGCGCGGTTCAGAACGGCTTCCCCGAGTCCCAGCGAGCCGCCGATCACAAAGGTTACCTGGGTCCTCCCGTTAACCGCCAGCCTGTCCAAATTGGCCGCCAGTTCCTCCGACGACCAGAGCTCACCGCCAAGCACCAGCGCGATGACGAACGCGTCCGGCTTGATCTGCGCGAGAATCCGCTCGCCTTCCCGTTCCTTGACTTGGCGTTCTTCGGCCACGCTGAGAGTTTCCGGCGCTTTATCATCGGACACCTCATGGATGTGCACCTTCGCATACGGTCCCAATCGCTTCACATATTCCGCGATGCCCTGGACCAGGTACTTTTCCTTCAGCTTCCCCACACCGACAATTTGAATGTTCATGCTCTCCGTCCCTTCCACGCACGCCGATCAAATGCGCTTCAGTGTATTGGCGTGTCCTCTATCTACACCACCAGAAAACGCGCTTCCTGCCGGCAATGGTCGCAGTGGCCCGGCTGTTCCCATGCCGAGAATTCCACCTCTTGCAGGTCCACAATATCCGGAGCCTTTTCGTATTCGTCGATAAATTTGTCGATCGCAAGCTCCACATGATCTTTGCACACTACATACATTTCGTTAATCGATCTCCTGACTTTCGGTCCATTATTCGGCTCTCAAGCTCACAACAACGCTGCGCCGTTCTCCATTCCGGTAGAACGTCACCTTCCCCTTGTCGCCGACCCGCTTGTTCTCGTACAAATACTTCCGCAAATCGACGGTATTGTTCACCGTCTGGTCGTCCAGCGCCACGATCACATCGCTGTGGCGCAGACCCGCAGATTTGGAGGGGCCCGTCACTTCCATGACAATAATACCAGTCTTCACCGTTTTGGGCAGTTTCAAAACTTCAGTGCCGGAACTGAAGGACTGCAGATCCTGAGGATAAATACCCAAGTGGGGCCGTTGAATTTCACCATAACGGACCAGTTCATCGATGATCGGCTTGGCGAGATTGATCGGAATCGCGAAGCCCAAGCCTTCCACCCCGGTATCGGCGATCTTGCGGCTGTTGATCCCGATCACCTTTCCTTGAAGGTTGACCAATGCGCCTCCGCTGTTGCCTTGATTGATGGCCGCATCGGTTTGAATCACATCCAGCCTCCAGTCGATATTGCCGTTGCCCCCCAGCGACACCGGAATCACCCGGTGAGGCGAACTGATTACCCCGACGGTGATCGTCTGTGAAAACTCCAAACCCAGAGGATTGCCGATGGCAATCGCCGTTTCTCCCGCCTTCAGCCCGTCGGAGTCCCCGAATTCCGCGACCGCACCGATGTCTTGTCCATTCATCTCCAGTATGGCCAAATCGGTCAGCTTGTCCTCTCCGATCACGGAAGCCCGCTCCTTTTTGCCGGAAGGAAGCACGACGTCAATCTGCCCCGCGCCGTCCACCACGTGCTGGTTGGTAACAAGCTTGGCTTTGCCCTGATCTCGCTCAAAAATCACTCCCGATCCCAGTACTTGGCCTTCCTGAGGAGGGTCCCCGTTCGTCGGCTTGGTGCTGATGATGCTGACCACAGCTGGCTTTACTTTTTCCGAAGCCCAGATAACCTGATCCTCCTTGTCAACCTGCACTCCCGCCGTGTTCACCTCCATCGGAGCGCGGATCAGAAAATAAATCATTAGAGCCATCCCGAACATGACCAATAATGCGGCAGCGGACACAGCATACGCCAGTGCAAGAGGATTCCGCTTCCCCCAGCTTTCCCGAGGGTATCTCCTCCAGCCACGGGACCTGCTCCGTCTGTTTGCTTTTGTTGAATAAAAATCGTCGTCCCAAAAACTCATCTGTGCTTCCCCTCCTTGTTCGCCGAATGATGAATTATCGTTTCTTGTGCATATTTAGAGAATTCGAAGACTATACTATTTTTACCACATAAAAATTTATAATTTTCCGGTCATTCGGAAAGGCAAATTCTTATTGGCATGAAAAACTTCCTTTAATCGCGGTTCGGCTTCTCTGAAGGATTTCGATAGAAGTTTTTCTTATAGAATGCCGTCAAAAAGGAGTGTTGGTATGTCCCGGATTCTGTCCCATCTGGATGAAATTAACGTGATCGGCAAATTGGCCGATTTGAAAGAAGAGCACTATCGAAGCTTGTTGATCCTGAACGGCTTGATTGAGCTTCTGATCGAAAAAGGCATCCTCACGGAACAGGAACTGCGCTCGAAAATGTCCGATTTGGATACGATTCATCTCAGACCTCACCCACAACCTCCCATTTCGTAGGGCGGTCAAAATATGTATCCATCAGCTGAACCTGACGATGCTTATTCAGGATCCCGTTCTCCTCCAGGATATTCCGCACCGTCAGTCTGGCCAAATCCAATAAATTGTGGTCCCTGCTCAGATGGGCAAGATAGACCCCCCGTGTCTTGGATGAGATAAGCTCGCTGAGCGCTTCGCCTGCCGCCTCATTGGACAAGTGGCCGGTATCGCTGAGAATTCTGCGCTTGATATTCCACGGATAATGCCCGATTCTCAGCATTTCCACATCATGATTGGCTTCCAGGATCAATGCGTCGGAATCGGCAATTTTTTCTTTGACCTTCGGACTCATATACCCGAGGTCCGTTGCCAGGCTGATTTTCAGATCCTTTTCATAAAAGCAATAGCCGACCGGTTCTGCGGCATCATGCGAAATGGCGAAGGACTCTACCGTCAGCGCTCCAAATTGGATGCGTTCCCCGGTCTCCATGATGCGGACCTGCTCCTTGGCGATATCTCCGACCAATTTTTCAAGCTCCGCCCAAGTTCGGCTGTTCGCATATACGGGAAGCCGAAGCTTGCGCGCCAGCGCCCCCAAACCTTTAATATGGTCACTGTGTTCATGCGTGATAAATACGGCATCAATCTCGTTGAGCTTCGTCTGCCTTTCCTGCAGAAGCTGCTCGATTTTTTTCATGCTCAGACCGGCAT contains:
- the rlmH gene encoding 23S rRNA (pseudouridine(1915)-N(3))-methyltransferase RlmH, which gives rise to MNIQIVGVGKLKEKYLVQGIAEYVKRLGPYAKVHIHEVSDDKAPETLSVAEERQVKEREGERILAQIKPDAFVIALVLGGELWSSEELAANLDRLAVNGRTQVTFVIGGSLGLGEAVLNRADRTLSFGRMTFPHQLMRLILVEQIYRAFKILRGEPYHK
- a CDS encoding CxxH/CxxC protein, with amino-acid sequence MYVVCKDHVELAIDKFIDEYEKAPDIVDLQEVEFSAWEQPGHCDHCRQEARFLVV
- a CDS encoding S1C family serine protease, which translates into the protein MSFWDDDFYSTKANRRSRSRGWRRYPRESWGKRNPLALAYAVSAAALLVMFGMALMIYFLIRAPMEVNTAGVQVDKEDQVIWASEKVKPAVVSIISTKPTNGDPPQEGQVLGSGVIFERDQGKAKLVTNQHVVDGAGQIDVVLPSGKKERASVIGEDKLTDLAILEMNGQDIGAVAEFGDSDGLKAGETAIAIGNPLGLEFSQTITVGVISSPHRVIPVSLGGNGNIDWRLDVIQTDAAINQGNSGGALVNLQGKVIGINSRKIADTGVEGLGFAIPINLAKPIIDELVRYGEIQRPHLGIYPQDLQSFSSGTEVLKLPKTVKTGIIVMEVTGPSKSAGLRHSDVIVALDDQTVNNTVDLRKYLYENKRVGDKGKVTFYRNGERRSVVVSLRAE
- a CDS encoding MBL fold metallo-hydrolase is translated as MGVRFSILASGSTGNSMIVETREHRILIDAGLSMKKIEQLLQERQTKLNEIDAVFITHEHSDHIKGLGALARKLRLPVYANSRTWAELEKLVGDIAKEQVRIMETGERIQFGALTVESFAISHDAAEPVGYCFYEKDLKISLATDLGYMSPKVKEKIADSDALILEANHDVEMLRIGHYPWNIKRRILSDTGHLSNEAAGEALSELISSKTRGVYLAHLSRDHNLLDLARLTVRNILEENGILNKHRQVQLMDTYFDRPTKWEVVGEV